The proteins below are encoded in one region of uncultured Eubacteriales bacterium:
- a CDS encoding Regulatory protein GntR HTH: MENEHSPHHAYARRAKISRVSIVDQVCASIKQDIAEGVWKAGDRLPTEAEFAELFGVNRLSVRMALQKLSTLGIIETRVGEGSFVKDFSLKPVLSEIAVFLADDEKLHEVQQLRNLLEGECMNLAILNASDQEKAELKEILDHYNACTVRYDGDIDNTELLEELVEADFAFHYKVVKMSHNSLYKDVYYMVQQLIHSHITQLLSTRARRRKQAGLSAKLPDDTHARIYEGLMNADVEAVRRAREETLGIQPLHGTDVFD; encoded by the coding sequence ATGGAAAACGAGCACAGCCCTCATCACGCCTACGCAAGGCGAGCCAAAATCAGCCGGGTGTCCATCGTGGACCAGGTCTGCGCGTCCATCAAGCAGGACATTGCAGAGGGAGTGTGGAAGGCGGGAGACCGTCTCCCCACTGAGGCAGAGTTTGCAGAGCTCTTCGGTGTGAATCGGCTGAGCGTCCGCATGGCTCTGCAAAAGCTTAGCACCCTAGGCATCATCGAGACGCGGGTGGGCGAGGGGTCCTTCGTAAAAGACTTTTCTTTAAAGCCCGTCCTCAGCGAGATTGCTGTGTTCTTAGCTGATGACGAGAAACTCCATGAGGTCCAGCAGCTGCGCAACCTGCTGGAGGGCGAGTGCATGAACCTGGCCATCCTCAACGCTTCCGATCAGGAGAAGGCCGAGCTGAAAGAGATTTTGGACCACTATAACGCCTGTACGGTGCGCTACGACGGCGACATCGACAATACCGAGCTCCTGGAGGAGCTGGTGGAGGCCGACTTCGCGTTCCACTACAAGGTCGTGAAGATGAGCCACAACAGCCTCTATAAGGACGTCTATTACATGGTCCAGCAACTTATCCACAGCCATATCACCCAGCTCCTCAGCACCCGTGCCCGCCGCAGAAAGCAGGCAGGCCTGAGTGCCAAACTGCCGGACGATACCCACGCCCGCATCTATGAGGGACTGATGAACGCCGACGTGGAGGCGGTCCGCAGAGCCCGCGAGGAGACACTGGGCATTCAACCCCTCCACGGTACGGATGTGTTTGACTGA
- a CDS encoding hypothetical protein (Evidence 5 : No homology to any previously reported sequences), with protein MKNGQPINQVAAYSFVPRLRPAVGRGRGTDGK; from the coding sequence TTGAAGAACGGACAACCGATCAATCAGGTAGCCGCCTATTCATTTGTGCCCCGGCTCCGCCCTGCAGTGGGCCGGGGCCGGGGCACTGACGGAAAGTAA
- a CDS encoding hypothetical protein (Evidence 5 : No homology to any previously reported sequences), with amino-acid sequence MAFCGGDGGGCQGRPLRGGLREKLIKNEEGKIKISAHSYGHNAVKRSVNKRKLLEIYSFQMLWFVV; translated from the coding sequence GTGGCTTTTTGTGGCGGGGACGGAGGCGGCTGCCAGGGCCGCCCCCTCAGAGGGGGATTAAGAGAAAAACTAATAAAAAATGAGGAAGGAAAAATAAAAATTAGCGCGCACTCATATGGACATAATGCAGTTAAGCGGAGCGTTAATAAGAGAAAACTTCTCGAAATTTACTCTTTTCAAATGTTGTGGTTTGTAGTATGA
- a CDS encoding Metallo-beta-lactamase domain protein: MKLSFFGAAKAVTGSCYQVECDGRRVLVDCGLQQGRDERDNRELDFHPGALDAVVVTHAHIDHSGRLPLLVKLGYGGPIHCTRLTAQLLGIMLRDSAHIQESDALYENRKGSRAGREPVAPIYTLADAEAALSLLVPHEYGEEVEVIGGIRLRFTDAGHLLGSASAELWLTEGMETRKVVFSGDIGNLNQPIIRDPQFIHDADYVLTESTYGDRLHQGDGKYKEELAAIIDETLGHGGNVIIPSFAVGRTQELLYFIREMKEEGLVKSVPNFTVVVDSPLAREATQIFSGDLHGYLDEDALEAVKDGDALFTFPGLSLVEGSEESKALNLDPTPKVILSASGMCDAGRIRHHLKHNLWRPESTVVFVGYQAEGSLGRRLLDGAETVRLFGETIAVRAKITQCKGLSSHADKNGLLAWIDAFSPAPREVFVVHGEAEVAEGYAETLRARGLSAHAPDYQEVYDLLANSLLAPGVPPVPRPSSPQAGDSPAYRRLEEVGQKLFAAIRRNRGGANKDLAKFADQLRALIDKWDR, from the coding sequence ATGAAACTGAGCTTTTTCGGCGCGGCCAAGGCGGTCACCGGCAGTTGCTACCAGGTGGAGTGCGACGGAAGGCGCGTTTTGGTAGACTGCGGGCTCCAGCAGGGCCGAGACGAGCGCGACAACCGCGAGCTTGACTTCCACCCCGGTGCGCTGGACGCCGTCGTCGTCACCCATGCCCATATCGACCACTCAGGCCGCCTGCCCCTGTTGGTCAAGCTTGGCTACGGCGGCCCGATCCACTGCACCCGCCTCACCGCCCAGCTCCTGGGCATCATGCTACGTGACTCGGCCCACATCCAGGAGAGCGACGCCCTGTACGAAAACCGCAAGGGCTCCCGCGCCGGGCGGGAACCGGTGGCGCCGATTTACACTCTGGCTGACGCGGAGGCCGCCCTTTCCCTCCTGGTACCCCATGAGTACGGGGAAGAGGTAGAGGTGATCGGCGGCATTCGTCTCCGTTTCACCGACGCGGGGCATCTTTTGGGTTCCGCCAGCGCCGAGCTCTGGCTCACCGAGGGTATGGAGACACGCAAGGTGGTCTTCTCCGGGGATATAGGCAACCTCAACCAACCCATTATCCGGGACCCCCAGTTCATCCATGATGCCGATTACGTCCTCACCGAGAGCACCTACGGCGACCGTCTTCACCAGGGGGACGGCAAGTACAAGGAGGAGCTGGCCGCCATCATCGACGAGACCCTGGGGCACGGCGGCAACGTTATCATCCCTTCCTTTGCCGTAGGCCGCACGCAGGAGCTTCTGTACTTCATCCGTGAGATGAAGGAGGAGGGCCTTGTCAAGAGCGTCCCCAACTTCACCGTGGTGGTGGACTCCCCTCTGGCCCGTGAGGCCACTCAGATTTTCTCCGGCGACCTCCACGGCTACCTGGACGAAGACGCTCTTGAGGCCGTGAAGGACGGCGACGCCCTCTTCACCTTCCCCGGCCTTTCCCTGGTGGAGGGGAGCGAGGAGTCCAAGGCCCTAAACCTGGACCCCACTCCCAAGGTCATCCTCTCGGCCTCCGGCATGTGCGACGCGGGCCGCATCCGTCACCACCTGAAACACAACCTCTGGCGGCCGGAGTCCACGGTAGTCTTCGTCGGCTACCAGGCCGAGGGCAGCTTAGGCCGCCGTCTCCTGGACGGGGCCGAGACCGTCCGCCTCTTTGGCGAGACCATTGCGGTCCGAGCCAAGATTACCCAGTGTAAGGGTCTTTCTTCCCACGCCGACAAAAACGGTCTCCTCGCTTGGATCGACGCCTTCTCCCCGGCTCCTCGTGAGGTCTTCGTTGTCCATGGCGAAGCCGAGGTGGCCGAGGGCTACGCTGAGACCCTCCGGGCACGGGGCCTCTCGGCCCATGCCCCCGACTATCAGGAGGTGTACGATCTGCTCGCGAACAGCCTCCTTGCCCCCGGCGTTCCCCCTGTGCCCCGCCCCTCCTCTCCCCAGGCCGGGGATTCCCCCGCATACCGCCGCCTGGAAGAGGTGGGCCAAAAGCTTTTTGCGGCCATTCGCCGCAACCGCGGCGGCGCCAACAAGGACCTGGCCAAATTTGCCGACCAGCTCCGCGCCCTCATCGACAAGTGGGATCGGTAA
- a CDS encoding conserved hypothetical protein (Evidence 4 : Homologs of previously reported genes of unknown function), producing MGNPILAYLRDRLGVQKPDYLWLLTLLSVLPLDRFSLSDWNTALSAVAGRNLSFPSYKHLISYLQRLALDVQ from the coding sequence GTGGGAAACCCGATCTTAGCCTATCTGCGGGACCGCCTGGGGGTTCAAAAGCCGGACTACCTCTGGCTCCTCACTCTCCTCTCGGTCCTCCCGCTCGACCGTTTTTCCCTGTCCGACTGGAACACCGCTCTCTCCGCCGTTGCCGGGCGCAATCTCTCCTTTCCCTCCTATAAACACCTGATTTCTTATTTACAGCGCCTCGCCCTCGATGTACAATAG
- the yeiN gene encoding conserved hypothetical protein (Evidence 4 : Homologs of previously reported genes of unknown function): MSLNKYLDVAPEVAAAIQAGKPVVALESTIISHGMPYPQNVETALEVERIIRECGAVPATIAIIGGRLKAGLSKEEIEHLGKKGHDVAKASRRDLAVIAARGEDGATTVTTTMIIAHMAGIKVFATGGIGGVHRGAETTMDISADLEELGQTPVMVVCAGAKSILDLGLTLEYLETKGVPVIGYGTKELPAFYTRKSGFGVDYEIDTPEELAAAFHAGQEMGLRSGMLVTNPIPEEYAMDPEVINKAIDQAIAEAKEQGIHGKETTPFLLARVKELTGGDSLDSNIQLVFNNAKVAAKTAVELAKLG, from the coding sequence ATGTCTCTCAACAAGTATCTTGATGTGGCCCCCGAGGTCGCCGCGGCCATCCAGGCCGGAAAGCCCGTGGTGGCACTGGAGTCTACCATCATCTCCCACGGCATGCCCTACCCCCAGAACGTAGAGACCGCCCTGGAGGTGGAGCGCATCATCCGCGAGTGCGGCGCGGTGCCCGCCACCATTGCCATCATCGGCGGGAGGCTGAAAGCGGGTCTCTCCAAAGAGGAGATCGAGCACCTGGGGAAGAAGGGCCACGACGTGGCCAAGGCCAGCCGCCGGGACCTGGCGGTCATCGCCGCCCGGGGGGAGGACGGAGCCACCACCGTCACCACCACCATGATCATCGCCCACATGGCGGGAATCAAGGTCTTTGCCACCGGCGGCATCGGTGGCGTGCACCGGGGCGCGGAGACCACCATGGACATCTCCGCCGACCTGGAGGAGCTGGGCCAGACCCCCGTCATGGTGGTCTGCGCGGGGGCTAAGTCCATTCTGGACCTGGGGCTCACCCTGGAGTACCTGGAGACCAAGGGCGTGCCCGTCATCGGGTACGGCACCAAGGAGCTGCCTGCCTTCTATACCCGCAAAAGCGGTTTCGGCGTGGACTATGAGATCGATACCCCCGAGGAGCTGGCCGCTGCGTTCCATGCCGGACAGGAGATGGGCCTCAGGTCCGGCATGCTGGTCACGAACCCCATTCCCGAGGAGTACGCCATGGATCCCGAGGTTATCAACAAGGCCATCGATCAGGCCATTGCGGAGGCGAAGGAGCAGGGCATCCATGGGAAGGAGACCACCCCGTTCCTGCTGGCCCGGGTGAAGGAACTGACCGGCGGCGACAGCCTGGACAGCAACATCCAGCTGGTGTTCAACAATGCCAAGGTGGCAGCGAAGACCGCCGTGGAGCTGGCGAAGCTGGGGTAA
- a CDS encoding BMC domain protein (fragment) yields the protein MSEVNADGMLINPHQHILREVQHLTNSLMADEPEHQDEEPQRVRGGWTDRGPAGGDVGGLPHMPAKAFEKDKKKREK from the coding sequence ATGAGCGAAGTAAATGCGGACGGTATGCTGATTAATCCCCATCAACACATTTTGCGGGAGGTGCAGCATCTTACCAACAGCCTGATGGCTGATGAGCCTGAGCACCAGGACGAGGAGCCCCAGCGAGTCCGGGGAGGGTGGACGGACAGAGGCCCGGCGGGAGGCGATGTGGGCGGGTTGCCCCATATGCCTGCGAAGGCGTTTGAAAAAGATAAGAAAAAAAGGGAGAAGTAG
- the pyk gene encoding Pyruvate kinase, which yields MRRTKIICTLGPSVDSEEMIRKLVLAGMNAARFNFSHGTHESHKAQLLKLRHVRDELGSPVAAILDTKGPEIRIKTFKTGSIELQKGDKFILTTAEYEGDNKKVSVTYDNLHNEVAPGNHILVDDGLIDLLVERINGQEITCTVENGGPLSNNKSINIPDVHILLPSLTDKDREDLKFACENDFDFIAASFVRKASDVHDIRACLHEYGGDNIRIISKIENREGVDNLEEIVEASDGIMVARGDLGVEIPAHEVPILQKKMIRITTMSGIPVITATQMLDSMIRNPRPTRAEVSDVANAVFDGTSCVMLSGETASGKYPIEAVSAMVATITAAEGAIDYWHRFREKISMIDCSSISNAITHTCCMAAMDLDAKAILAPTESGYTAKVISRFRPACPIVALCQSEKVRRQLSISWGVVSFLSGFVDSTDRLFSLAVDVATKEGAVSPGDTVVITAGVPIGESGTTNLIKAQIVGEKLKGLM from the coding sequence ATGAGAAGAACAAAAATCATTTGCACCCTCGGTCCTTCGGTGGATAGCGAGGAAATGATCCGCAAGCTGGTCCTGGCCGGCATGAACGCTGCGCGCTTTAACTTTTCTCATGGTACCCACGAGAGCCACAAGGCCCAGCTTTTGAAGCTTCGCCATGTCCGGGATGAGCTGGGCAGCCCCGTGGCCGCCATTTTAGACACCAAGGGCCCTGAGATCCGCATCAAAACCTTTAAGACCGGGAGCATTGAGCTGCAGAAGGGGGATAAATTCATCCTCACCACCGCTGAGTACGAGGGGGACAACAAGAAGGTCTCGGTCACTTATGACAACCTCCACAACGAGGTGGCCCCCGGCAACCACATCCTGGTGGACGACGGACTCATCGACCTGCTGGTGGAGCGCATCAATGGGCAAGAGATTACCTGCACCGTGGAGAACGGCGGGCCACTCTCCAACAACAAGAGCATCAACATCCCCGATGTTCACATCCTGCTCCCATCCCTCACCGATAAGGACCGGGAAGATCTGAAGTTCGCCTGCGAGAACGACTTTGACTTCATTGCCGCATCCTTTGTACGCAAGGCCTCCGATGTGCACGATATCCGTGCCTGCCTGCACGAGTACGGCGGGGACAACATCCGCATTATCTCCAAGATCGAGAACCGGGAAGGCGTGGACAACCTGGAGGAGATCGTGGAGGCGTCCGATGGTATCATGGTGGCCCGGGGCGACCTGGGCGTAGAGATTCCCGCCCACGAGGTGCCGATTCTCCAGAAGAAGATGATCCGCATCACCACCATGAGTGGTATCCCGGTCATTACCGCCACTCAGATGCTGGATTCCATGATCCGCAACCCCCGGCCTACCCGTGCCGAGGTCTCCGACGTGGCTAACGCCGTGTTTGACGGAACCTCCTGCGTGATGCTCTCAGGCGAGACAGCGTCCGGCAAGTACCCCATCGAGGCCGTCTCCGCCATGGTGGCTACCATCACGGCCGCCGAGGGCGCCATCGACTACTGGCACCGTTTCCGTGAGAAAATCTCCATGATCGACTGTTCCTCCATCTCTAACGCCATTACTCACACCTGCTGCATGGCGGCGATGGATCTGGACGCCAAGGCCATCCTGGCCCCCACCGAGTCGGGCTATACGGCCAAGGTCATCTCCAGGTTCCGCCCCGCGTGCCCCATCGTTGCCCTGTGCCAGAGCGAAAAGGTGCGCCGCCAGCTCTCCATCTCCTGGGGCGTGGTGTCCTTCCTCTCCGGTTTCGTGGATTCCACCGACCGCCTGTTCTCTCTGGCGGTGGACGTGGCCACCAAGGAGGGGGCCGTCAGCCCTGGCGACACCGTGGTCATCACCGCGGGCGTACCGATTGGTGAGAGCGGAACGACGAACCTTATCAAGGCCCAGATTGTTGGGGAAAAGCTCAAAGGACTTATGTAA
- a CDS encoding conserved exported hypothetical protein (Evidence 4 : Homologs of previously reported genes of unknown function) has translation MVAVYILIGVLLVMLVLGLAAMIFFKLAIGTRDSWRNPEEKIVGDGAKKALLLYQPSNGKHNVSMAMALAELAAGRGYTVTVNHPSEKLTYDPAEYDLLIYGSAVYMGETSKALRNYIQAHPVTGKDVLIFVTGLQPESPEGEALKLLLPDANRVSTIKVTTKETQRLLDFAKLHIPEGEPRATSRS, from the coding sequence TTGGTCGCTGTGTATATTCTCATCGGCGTGTTACTGGTGATGCTGGTTTTGGGCCTTGCCGCCATGATTTTCTTCAAGCTGGCCATCGGTACGCGGGACAGCTGGCGCAACCCGGAGGAGAAGATCGTAGGAGACGGTGCGAAGAAGGCCCTACTTCTCTACCAGCCCTCCAACGGGAAACACAATGTGTCCATGGCGATGGCGCTTGCGGAGCTGGCTGCGGGGCGGGGGTACACCGTGACGGTGAACCACCCCTCGGAGAAATTGACCTACGACCCGGCCGAGTATGACCTGCTCATCTACGGCAGCGCAGTCTACATGGGGGAGACCTCCAAGGCTCTGCGCAATTACATCCAGGCCCATCCGGTGACAGGGAAGGACGTTCTGATTTTCGTCACCGGCCTTCAGCCGGAGAGCCCGGAGGGGGAGGCCCTCAAGCTGCTTCTGCCCGATGCCAACCGGGTGAGCACCATCAAGGTGACGACCAAGGAGACGCAGCGGCTGCTGGATTTTGCAAAGCTCCACATCCCGGAGGGAGAACCAAGGGCGACTTCCCGGTCATAG
- a CDS encoding Mandelate racemase/muconate lactonizing enzyme, N-terminal domain protein, whose protein sequence is MKITSVECYLGNFITVKVNTDAGISGFGEAGLAYGNCWEAAFGQCQDFARLIIGMDPFNTEEIWEHLHRHTFWGMGGGVVITSAMAAIDTACWDIKGKALGVPVYKLIGGKTNKKLRAYASQLQFGWTKLIEAQDSLTLLYDPKDYYDVVKNAVAEGYDAVKIDPVFAPYEQKPFAEVFSTQGTHHRGCMRQHDLQRAVERIAAAREAGGPDMDIIVEIHSLLDANTAADLGKALEPYRIMYYEEPTMPCNPGVFKHIKERCSLPLATGERSYTRWGFRQFFEDRTLDVIQPDLCNTGGITETKKICDMAQVYDVGVQIHVCGGPIATAAALHVEAAITNFVIHEEHNANLLTKFKNAGTQYYRPEGGAYEVPELPGIGQEMSEQEMKAAKKVIIK, encoded by the coding sequence ATGAAAATTACCAGCGTAGAATGTTACTTAGGAAATTTCATCACCGTTAAGGTGAACACCGATGCCGGTATCAGCGGGTTTGGCGAGGCGGGCCTTGCCTACGGTAATTGCTGGGAGGCGGCCTTTGGCCAGTGCCAGGATTTCGCCAGGCTGATCATCGGCATGGACCCCTTTAACACCGAGGAGATTTGGGAGCACCTACACCGCCACACGTTCTGGGGCATGGGTGGGGGCGTGGTAATTACCTCCGCCATGGCGGCCATCGATACCGCTTGCTGGGATATCAAGGGCAAAGCCCTGGGCGTGCCTGTCTATAAGCTCATCGGCGGCAAGACAAATAAGAAGCTGCGGGCCTACGCCAGCCAGCTCCAGTTCGGCTGGACCAAGCTCATCGAGGCCCAGGACAGCCTGACGTTGCTGTACGATCCCAAGGACTATTACGACGTGGTCAAAAACGCCGTGGCGGAGGGGTACGATGCTGTGAAGATCGACCCAGTCTTCGCCCCCTACGAGCAGAAACCCTTTGCCGAGGTGTTCAGCACCCAGGGTACTCACCACCGCGGCTGTATGCGCCAGCACGACCTGCAGCGGGCGGTGGAGCGCATCGCCGCTGCCCGGGAGGCCGGCGGCCCCGATATGGACATTATCGTGGAGATCCACTCCCTTCTGGACGCCAACACCGCCGCCGATTTGGGCAAAGCCCTGGAGCCCTACCGCATTATGTACTACGAGGAGCCCACCATGCCCTGCAACCCTGGCGTATTCAAGCACATCAAGGAGCGTTGCTCCCTGCCTCTGGCCACCGGGGAGCGCAGCTACACACGCTGGGGCTTCCGCCAGTTCTTTGAAGACCGTACCCTGGACGTCATCCAGCCTGACCTCTGCAACACCGGCGGCATCACCGAGACAAAGAAGATCTGTGATATGGCCCAGGTCTACGACGTGGGGGTGCAGATCCACGTCTGCGGTGGCCCCATCGCCACTGCGGCGGCCCTCCATGTGGAGGCGGCCATCACCAATTTTGTCATCCATGAGGAGCATAACGCAAACCTCCTAACCAAGTTTAAAAATGCCGGCACCCAGTACTACCGCCCCGAGGGCGGGGCCTACGAGGTCCCCGAGCTGCCCGGCATTGGACAGGAGATGAGCGAGCAGGAGATGAAAGCAGCGAAAAAGGTCATCATCAAATAA
- a CDS encoding HTH domain protein, translating into MTQREREFLKLIEADPMITQQELARRLKISRSSVAVHISNLMKKGYIAGKGYVLRSASYAAVIGGVNMDIGGQSSAPLVSADSNPGKVRMSLGGVGRNIAHNMSLLGMDVRMLTAFGDDLYAQRIAASCGELGIDISGAIQVPGGATSTYLFIAGSDGDMALAVSDMDIYDHVTPAYLQSRRAMLDNAQVIVIDANIPAESITWLCDNAKAPVFADPVSTAKAVKLKPVLGKLHTLKPNRIEAELLSGVPITDEKSLKKAAEVLLDTGLRRVFISLGADGVYAADHGGACHLPCIPAKMVNTTGAGDAFMAALAWAYLEGSDLARTASAGLAASAIAMEGAETINPELNAEAVRQRAGT; encoded by the coding sequence TTGACCCAGCGGGAACGGGAGTTTTTAAAGCTCATTGAGGCCGACCCCATGATTACTCAGCAGGAGCTGGCGCGACGGCTGAAGATCAGCCGCAGTTCCGTGGCGGTGCACATCTCCAATTTGATGAAAAAGGGCTATATCGCTGGGAAGGGCTACGTGCTCCGCTCGGCATCCTACGCAGCGGTAATCGGCGGCGTGAATATGGACATCGGTGGCCAGTCCTCCGCGCCGCTGGTGAGCGCCGACTCTAACCCCGGCAAGGTGCGCATGAGCCTAGGTGGTGTGGGGCGGAACATCGCCCATAATATGAGCCTTTTGGGCATGGATGTTCGTATGCTCACCGCCTTTGGCGACGACCTGTACGCCCAGCGCATCGCCGCCTCCTGCGGGGAACTGGGCATCGACATCAGCGGTGCTATCCAGGTGCCGGGCGGGGCCACGTCCACCTACCTCTTCATTGCGGGCTCGGACGGGGACATGGCCCTGGCGGTGTCCGACATGGACATCTACGACCACGTTACACCGGCCTACCTCCAGTCCCGTAGAGCTATGCTGGACAATGCCCAGGTCATCGTCATCGACGCCAACATTCCTGCCGAGTCTATCACGTGGCTCTGCGACAACGCGAAGGCCCCCGTTTTCGCGGACCCAGTCTCCACAGCTAAGGCTGTCAAGCTAAAACCGGTGCTGGGGAAGCTCCATACCCTTAAGCCTAACCGCATCGAGGCTGAGCTCCTCTCCGGCGTGCCCATTACGGACGAAAAAAGCCTGAAGAAAGCCGCCGAGGTCCTGCTGGATACCGGGCTGCGCCGGGTGTTTATCTCCTTGGGGGCGGACGGGGTGTACGCCGCCGACCATGGCGGCGCCTGCCACCTACCCTGCATTCCGGCCAAGATGGTTAACACCACCGGCGCGGGGGATGCGTTTATGGCCGCCCTGGCCTGGGCTTACCTAGAGGGGAGCGACTTGGCGCGCACCGCCTCGGCGGGCCTCGCCGCCTCGGCCATCGCCATGGAGGGGGCTGAGACCATCAACCCCGAACTGAACGCCGAGGCAGTACGGCAGCGCGCGGGGACATAG
- a CDS encoding Single-strand binding family protein yields MRNGWNENRALLRGRVAEAPVFSHENHETTYWIFPLEVKRLSGTEDRVNVLAPGTLLGQCPVAAGMGLEVEGEVRSFNNRSGQGSRLVISLYAKKMAPSTEEHRNELVLAGVLCKPPVIRRTPLGREICDLMLAVNRRYGRADYLPCIAWGSLAERCGELAVGDGLHIEGRFQSRRYVKVESGESRERTAYEISVMKLEPMEEEEDV; encoded by the coding sequence ATGCGCAATGGCTGGAATGAGAACCGGGCCCTGCTGCGGGGGCGGGTGGCGGAGGCCCCCGTCTTTTCCCACGAGAACCATGAGACTACCTATTGGATCTTCCCGCTGGAGGTGAAACGCCTCTCAGGGACCGAGGATCGGGTGAATGTGCTGGCTCCCGGAACGCTGCTGGGCCAGTGTCCCGTCGCCGCGGGGATGGGGCTGGAGGTGGAGGGGGAGGTACGCTCCTTCAATAACCGCAGCGGGCAGGGCAGCCGACTGGTTATCAGCCTCTATGCAAAAAAAATGGCCCCCTCAACGGAGGAGCACAGAAACGAGCTCGTTTTAGCTGGGGTGCTGTGCAAGCCGCCGGTCATTCGGCGCACGCCGCTGGGGCGGGAGATCTGCGACCTCATGCTGGCGGTGAACCGCCGGTATGGCAGGGCCGACTATCTGCCCTGTATCGCATGGGGAAGCCTTGCAGAACGGTGCGGCGAGCTGGCAGTGGGGGACGGCTTGCATATCGAGGGCCGGTTTCAGAGCCGGAGGTATGTCAAGGTGGAGAGCGGTGAGAGCCGGGAGCGCACGGCCTATGAAATTTCGGTGATGAAGCTGGAGCCGATGGAGGAGGAAGAGGACGTGTAA